CTTCGAGCCGCTCGACAAGGCGCACAACGCGGCGGCATTCGCGCTGGCGCGCGGCATCGACTGGAAGCGCCACAGGTACACGGCGATCATCATCCCGGGCGTGGGGCCGGAAAACCCGACGATCGCGCTGAGCGCGCGCGGCAAGCTGCACCTGCGGCTGGCCGCCAGCCGCTTCGCGGACGGCGATGCGGCATTCATCATCGTCAGCGGCGCGGCCGTGCATCCGAAGGATTCGCGCTTCAACGAAGCGGTCGAGATGCGCAAGGTGCTGGTCGAGCGCTACGGCATTCCGGCCGAGCGCATCGTCATCGAACCGTATGCCCGCCATACGACCACGAACCTGCGCAACGCCACGCGGCGGCTGGTCGCCATGGGCGCGCCGATCGACCGCCCCACGCTGATCGTCGCCAACGCCAGCCAGAGCCGCTACATCGAAAGCCCCGAGTTCGCCGCCCGCAATCCGGCTGAGCTGGGCTACCAGCCCGGCACCGTCGGCGCGCGCCTGTCGCCTTACGAGCTCGAGTTCGTGCCGTCGCCGCGGTCGCTGCGCGTCGACCCGTGGGACCCGCTGGATCCCTGAAGCAACTGCCGCCGCTGCGTGCGACTGGCGTCGCGCGTGGCGCGCGGGCCGGCTCGCAGGCCACCGCCAGCGCCACGTCCATCGTGCCGATCGGCCGTCATGCGGGGCGTCGCTATCAAGATATGATCCGCATCAAATTTACTGCGAATATCGTAACAGCCAGGCGCCCGAGTTGCGCCACGACAGCGCGGTCGCCGTATCCTGCATTACCGGCCGCCCCGATGGCGCGACGGGCATCAACTCCACAGGAGCACACATGGGCAGGGTAGCGATCGTGACGGGCGGCACACGCGGCCTGGGCGAAGCCATCCCGGTGGCCTTGCAGGAAGCCGGCAACCGCGTGGCGGCCGTGTATCACAACAACGAGGAAGCGGCGGCCGCGTTCGCCGACCGACACCGCATTCCCGTCTTTTGCTGGGATGTCGGCGACTTCGATGCCTGTGCGCGCGGCGTGGCCGGCGTCGATCGCGCGCTCGGCCCGGTCAACATCCTGGTCAACAATGCCGGCGTTACCCGCGATGCGATGCTGCACAGGATGACACCGGAGCAATGGTCGGCCGTGCTGCACACCAACCTCGGCTCAATGTTCAACATCGCCCGCAGCCGCTGTCGCCTACACTGAAAGCAGTCAACCGCCGGAGCCCATCATGTACAAGACCATCGTGGTGCATGTCGACGACAGTCCCCAATTCAAGCCGAGGCTCGCGATGGCGGCAGCGCTGGCATCGGCGCACGGCGGCCACCTGGTCGGCAGCGCCGTGACCGGCATCACGCAGCACGACTTCGTCATGCTCGGCACGTCGCCGCTGATGGCGCTGCCGGACGACGGCTTCGACGTGCTGCGCAGCAGCGCCGGCGACCAGCTGCTCGGGTTCGCCACCGAAGCCGGCCGGCTGGGCGTGGCTTCCTGGGAACAGCGCATGATCGAGGACGATGCCGCCAATGCCCTGCTGCTCGAATCGCGCTATGCCGACCTGCTGGTGCTCAGTCCCGGCACCCCCGCCGGATCGCGCCTGCGGCTGACGGCCGACCTGCCTGAATACGTGGCCCTGCACAGCGCACGGCCGGTCCTGGTGGTGCCGCCCGACCATGCGGACACCGACCTGGCCGGCACCATCGTCATCGGCTGGGATGCCGGCATGGAGGCGACCCGCGCGGTCGCCGGCGCACTGCCGCTGCTGCTGCGTGCCCGGTCGGTGCTGGTGGCGGTGGTCAATCCCGACGGGATGGCCGGGCGCCATGGCGAGCAGCCCGGCGCGGACCTGGCCACCTACCTGGCGCGCCACGGCGCGACGGTGGAAATCGTGCCCGAGCACAGCAACGCACCCGTGGCCGCCACGCTCGTGGGACTGGCGCGCGACGCGGGCGCGAACCTGCTGGTGACCGGCATCTACGGCCACAGCCGCTACCGCGAGTGGTTCGCCGGCGGGGTCAGCCGCGACCTGCTGAAGAACGTCAGCGTGCCCCTGTTGCTGGCGCACTGACATGCACGCCCCCGGCGCCCGGTACCGGAGGCCGCCATGACGCGCAAGCCCCTCTCCAGCTACTGCGCCTACCAGCCCGAAGGCAGCGCCTGGCAAGGCGGGCCGCTGCACGAAGTGCCTGGCCGCGCTACGGAAAACGCCGCCGCGGACCTGTTCCTGAACGGCCTGCTGGCCGGGCTGACCAGCTCGATCTCGCCCGCGGCGCTCGCCACCGCGTGGTTCGACTGGGTGTGCCACCTGATGCTGGCACCGTCGAAGGCACAGGAGCTGGCCGTGCAGGGCGCGGCGGGAGCGGTCAGCTGGCTCGGCTATGCCGCCCGCGCAGCCATGCCCGCCGCCGACCCGGCGCGCATCATCGAACCGCTGGCGCAGGACCGCCGCTTCGCCGACCCCGCGTGGCAGCGCTGGCCATGGAACGTGATGTCGCAGGGCTTCCTGATCCAGCAGCAATGGTGGCACCACGCCACGTCTGGCGTGCGCGGGGTATCGCGCCACCACAGCGAGGTAGTCACATTCACGGCGCGCCAGCTGCTCGACTGCGTGGCGCCATCGAATTTCGTGCTGACCAACCCGGTGGTGCAGGCGGCCACGCTGCGCTCGGCGGGCACCAACCTCGTGTCGGGCGCGGTGCGCGCCGCCAGGGATACCGCACGGGCGCTGTCCGGCATGCGGCCCGACAGCGCCTACGTGCCGGGCCGCGATGTGGCCGTCACGCGCGGCACCGTCGTGCTGCGCAACGAGCTGATCGAGCTGCTGCGCTACGACCCGGCGACGCCGCAGGTGCACGCGACTCCGCTGCTGATCGTGCCGGCATGGATCATGAAGTACTACATCCTCGACCTGTCGCCGCACAATTCCCTGGTGCGTTACCTGGTGGGCAAGGGCCACACGGTGTTCATGATCTCGTGGAAGAATCCCGCCGCGACCGACCGCGGGCTCGGCATGGACGATTACCGCAGGCTCGGCGTGATGGCCGCGCTCGATGCGGTGTGCGTGGAGACCGGCGCCGAACGCGTCAACGCCTGCGGCTATTGCCTGGGCGGCACGCTGCTGGCCATCGCAGCCGCGGCCATGGCGCGCGACCACGATGCCCGGCTGGCCAGCATCACGCTGCTTGCCGCGCAAACCGATTTCAACGAGCCGGGCGAACTGTCGCTGTTCGTCGACGAAAGCGAGGTCAGCTACCTGGAGGCGGCCATGTGGTCCACCGGCTACCTCGACACGCGGCAGATGGCCGGCGCCTTCCAGGTGCTGCGCTCGAACGACCTGATCTGGTCGCGGCGCCTCAAGCATTACCTGCTGAACCAGGAAGACCGCGACAGCGACCTGATGGCCTGGAATGCGGATGCGACCCGCATGCCCTACCGCATGCATTCCGAGTACCTGCGCCGGCTGTTCCTGAACAACGACCTCGCCAACGGCCGCTACCTGGTCGGCGGGCGGGCGGTCGCGCTGACCGACATCGATGCGCCCATCTTTGCCGTGGGCACGCTGACCGACCACGTGGCACCCTGGCGCTCGGTCTACAAGATCGTGCTGCTCAGCGATACCGAGGTGACGTTCCTGCTCACTTCCGGCGGCCACAATGCCGGCGTGGTGGCGCCGCCGGAAGACGGCGCCGCCCGCTCGTACCAGGTCGCCACGCATGCGCAGGACACGGCCTTCATCGATGCCGACACCTGGCACCGCTGCGTGCCCGCCGCGCATGGCTCCTGGTGGCCCGAGTGGGAGGGCTGGCTGGCGGCGCACGCCGGCCCGCTGATGCGGCATCCACCGGCCGGGGCGACGCTCGATGCCGCCCCGGGCCGCTACGTGCTCCAGCCGTGACGTGCGCGGTGGCCGTCTTCGGTGCGTGGCACCTTGGACAGCACCGCATTTCTCGCGCCGAAGCGGGCCGCCGGATCCGCCGGCGGCATGGCACCGGGTGCCGGCAACGCGGGCCGCCGGACCGCCCCCGCTCCGCGCAACGGCCACGCCACTTCCGTCGCTTGCAAAATCTCATTATGATGTCGAAAAGACAGCTCGCAACGCTTCGTGCTCCATTCCCTGCAGGCATTCCCGATACGATCTTTCATGGAGACGAGTATGGATCGTGGTGAAACAAGCGACCCCGGCATACAAGCGCCGGCGGAAACATTCGTTGCTTTGCTACCAGCCGTCATGCATGCCTGGGAAAACCGGGTGACCGCCGAGGTACCCGTTGCGAAGGACCTGGATGCGTCGATCCTGGCTGGCGCCCTGCCCTTGATCCATGAAACCCTGGCCGAGGCGTTGTCGGGCGGCGACGCCATGGTCGTCGGCGGCAGCACGCTCGGCGCGGCGCACGGGCGCGAACGGGCGCTGATGACCGGCTACCGGCCTTGCGACCTCATCCACGAACTGCAGATCTTCCGCGATGTGATCCTGGATACCGCGGAACTCGGCGGCGTGCGTTTCAGCCAGGACCAGCGGGCGCTCGTGCGATGCCTGACCGACGGGATCGCCCGTGACAGCCTGAACGGCCACAGCCAGGTCCGCGAACAGGAGCGCAAGCAGTTCAGCGCCGCGCTGTCGCGCGATGTGCGAAACCTGCTGAACGTGGTTGGCGTAACGGCCCAGCTGATCGGGCAAAAGGCGCACGATCCCGGCATTGCCAGCATGACCGCGCGGATCACCGGCAAGATCGGCGAAGCCGACGCCATGCTGCAGAACGTGACGAACGAAGCCTCCCTGACCAGGACGCTGAAGCTGAAACTGACGATCGGCCAGGTGAGCCTGTTTCCGTTGATCGAACAGGTCCGCATCGACTTCCAGGATGCCCCGCCGGCGATCAGGATCCGCAGCGACCGCATCGAGGGCTACTGGAGCTGGGCGACGATGGACAGCGCGCTGCGCGACCTGGTCATCCTTGCCAGGCAGTTCGGCGCGCCGACGGGCGAGATCGTCATCGCGGCGAAAGTCGATTTCGGACGATTGTTCCTGTCGGTCCATGACGCCAGTTTTTTCCTGGGCGCCGATGAAATCGGGGCGCTGTTCGGAAACCCCGACCGGTATGGCGACGGGGATGCCGCCCGCACCGGCCTGTCGTCCGTAAGGGAGGTGGCGGAAAGCCATGGCGGATCGCTGGTCGTGCGCAGCTCCGCATCGTCGGGCACGACGTTCACCATCAACATACCGCTCGATGCGCGCCCCTACGTCCAATGATGCCCGGCCGTGCGGACGGCGCACGGCGAACCAAACGCGCGGCCGCGCATCCAACGGGCAGATGCAGGAAACTGGTGGAATTACCGTCGCGGCATCGACCGGGAACGGGCCCCCGGCCGAAACGCGCGGAACCATCGGCCAGACCGCCCCATTTCGCCTGGAGAACAGCCATGAGCACGACCATCAAGCTTGAAAGAACCGACTGGAAATCGTACTTCGACACCGTTGCCCGGGAGCTGGCGGGAAAGCAGGTCGAGATAGAAATCGCTTCGCTGGACATCGGCAGCCAGGTCGCCGCCCGGTGGCTGCCTGCGCTGGGCGTGACCTACGACGAGAAAAACGACCTGCTGGCCGTGATCGCGGAAGGCCTGGACCACATGATCAGCCATCCGCGCGAGGTGTTTGTCGAAAGCGAAGGGGGCGAACTGCGGTCGATCAATGCGATCGACGCCGAGGGTGCGAGCCAGATCATCCGGTTCAGGGACCC
Above is a window of Pseudoduganella dura DNA encoding:
- a CDS encoding DUF5335 domain-containing protein, which produces MSTTIKLERTDWKSYFDTVARELAGKQVEIEIASLDIGSQVAARWLPALGVTYDEKNDLLAVIAEGLDHMISHPREVFVESEGGELRSINAIDAEGASQIIRFRDPPAPPAA
- a CDS encoding universal stress protein is translated as MYKTIVVHVDDSPQFKPRLAMAAALASAHGGHLVGSAVTGITQHDFVMLGTSPLMALPDDGFDVLRSSAGDQLLGFATEAGRLGVASWEQRMIEDDAANALLLESRYADLLVLSPGTPAGSRLRLTADLPEYVALHSARPVLVVPPDHADTDLAGTIVIGWDAGMEATRAVAGALPLLLRARSVLVAVVNPDGMAGRHGEQPGADLATYLARHGATVEIVPEHSNAPVAATLVGLARDAGANLLVTGIYGHSRYREWFAGGVSRDLLKNVSVPLLLAH
- a CDS encoding sensor histidine kinase; translated protein: MHAWENRVTAEVPVAKDLDASILAGALPLIHETLAEALSGGDAMVVGGSTLGAAHGRERALMTGYRPCDLIHELQIFRDVILDTAELGGVRFSQDQRALVRCLTDGIARDSLNGHSQVREQERKQFSAALSRDVRNLLNVVGVTAQLIGQKAHDPGIASMTARITGKIGEADAMLQNVTNEASLTRTLKLKLTIGQVSLFPLIEQVRIDFQDAPPAIRIRSDRIEGYWSWATMDSALRDLVILARQFGAPTGEIVIAAKVDFGRLFLSVHDASFFLGADEIGALFGNPDRYGDGDAARTGLSSVREVAESHGGSLVVRSSASSGTTFTINIPLDARPYVQ
- a CDS encoding PHA/PHB synthase family protein, translating into MTRKPLSSYCAYQPEGSAWQGGPLHEVPGRATENAAADLFLNGLLAGLTSSISPAALATAWFDWVCHLMLAPSKAQELAVQGAAGAVSWLGYAARAAMPAADPARIIEPLAQDRRFADPAWQRWPWNVMSQGFLIQQQWWHHATSGVRGVSRHHSEVVTFTARQLLDCVAPSNFVLTNPVVQAATLRSAGTNLVSGAVRAARDTARALSGMRPDSAYVPGRDVAVTRGTVVLRNELIELLRYDPATPQVHATPLLIVPAWIMKYYILDLSPHNSLVRYLVGKGHTVFMISWKNPAATDRGLGMDDYRRLGVMAALDAVCVETGAERVNACGYCLGGTLLAIAAAAMARDHDARLASITLLAAQTDFNEPGELSLFVDESEVSYLEAAMWSTGYLDTRQMAGAFQVLRSNDLIWSRRLKHYLLNQEDRDSDLMAWNADATRMPYRMHSEYLRRLFLNNDLANGRYLVGGRAVALTDIDAPIFAVGTLTDHVAPWRSVYKIVLLSDTEVTFLLTSGGHNAGVVAPPEDGAARSYQVATHAQDTAFIDADTWHRCVPAAHGSWWPEWEGWLAAHAGPLMRHPPAGATLDAAPGRYVLQP
- a CDS encoding SDR family NAD(P)-dependent oxidoreductase, which encodes MGRVAIVTGGTRGLGEAIPVALQEAGNRVAAVYHNNEEAAAAFADRHRIPVFCWDVGDFDACARGVAGVDRALGPVNILVNNAGVTRDAMLHRMTPEQWSAVLHTNLGSMFNIARSRCRLH